In Phaeobacter piscinae, one genomic interval encodes:
- a CDS encoding sigma-54-dependent transcriptional regulator, whose amino-acid sequence MTNRVLVVDDDAAVRAALGQTLELAECDAITVGSFVAAKDLITPDFDGVILSDMRMPGRDGFHLLRYVREVDADLPVILLTGEGDIPMAVQAMAEGAFDFLEKPCASVDLMAVVRRALKTRALVRENRALKSRLESGDPAARMIFGTSPQMEELRARARAVAATGAEVLVTGAPGGGISKVAEVIHLMSPRGQGPFVKRPAAGLSPDGFADLCRAAAGGSLYLDEIAALPSETQYAMLEALEQEQALEARVLVGSVADLAEAAAEGRFLADLFYRLDVMRVRIPALSERPEDIPVLFSHYVAQAAEQAGIAAPDIPQDHLAALMAQDWPGNARSLMSAAMRFVLGMPEEAAQSAELGLAEQLAQVERSLLIAALGRQNGNASAAAKALKLPRKTFYDKLARYGIRPEDYRR is encoded by the coding sequence ATGACCAATCGGGTTTTGGTGGTGGATGATGATGCGGCCGTTCGGGCCGCATTGGGCCAGACGCTGGAGCTGGCGGAGTGTGATGCTATTACTGTGGGGTCCTTTGTGGCAGCCAAGGATTTGATCACGCCTGATTTTGACGGGGTGATCCTGTCGGACATGCGGATGCCGGGACGCGACGGGTTTCATCTGCTGCGCTATGTGCGCGAGGTGGACGCTGATCTGCCGGTGATCCTGCTGACCGGCGAGGGGGACATCCCGATGGCGGTGCAGGCAATGGCCGAAGGGGCGTTTGATTTCCTTGAGAAACCCTGCGCCAGCGTGGATCTGATGGCGGTGGTGCGCCGGGCGCTGAAGACGCGGGCGCTGGTGCGGGAAAACCGGGCGCTGAAGTCTCGCCTGGAAAGCGGTGATCCGGCGGCGCGGATGATATTTGGCACCTCACCGCAGATGGAGGAGCTGCGTGCGCGGGCGCGTGCGGTGGCGGCCACGGGGGCCGAGGTGCTGGTGACCGGCGCGCCGGGGGGCGGGATTTCCAAGGTGGCGGAGGTCATTCACCTGATGTCACCGCGCGGGCAAGGCCCGTTTGTGAAACGCCCGGCGGCAGGGCTCAGCCCGGATGGGTTTGCGGATCTGTGCCGCGCGGCGGCGGGCGGATCGCTGTACCTGGATGAAATCGCCGCCCTGCCAAGCGAGACGCAATATGCCATGTTGGAAGCGCTGGAACAGGAGCAGGCGCTGGAGGCGCGGGTTCTGGTCGGCTCAGTCGCGGATCTGGCAGAGGCGGCGGCAGAGGGGCGATTCCTGGCCGATCTTTTCTACCGGCTTGACGTGATGCGGGTGCGCATTCCGGCGCTGTCCGAACGGCCCGAGGATATTCCCGTGCTGTTCAGCCACTATGTCGCCCAGGCCGCAGAGCAGGCGGGCATTGCTGCGCCGGACATTCCGCAGGACCATCTTGCGGCGCTGATGGCGCAGGATTGGCCCGGCAATGCGCGCTCGCTGATGTCTGCGGCGATGCGGTTTGTGCTGGGGATGCCGGAGGAGGCCGCGCAATCCGCGGAGCTGGGGCTGGCGGAGCAGTTGGCGCAGGTGGAGCGGTCCCTGCTTATTGCAGCACTGGGGCGGCAGAACGGCAATGCCTCTGCCGCGGCCAAAGCCCTGAAGCTGCCGCGTAAGACGTTTTATGACAAGCTGGCGCGTTATGGCATCCGGCCCGAAGATTATCGCCGCTGA
- a CDS encoding sensor histidine kinase yields MTQFHAHRWIILALLLGAVAAVAGGVYRLGYRQALDSLAERSAADLALASDRVTTQLQVYQELAVLMADHPTLKRLDRAEARVAAQGLLREVADKTAALDVFFVDRAGRVVVAAEGVMGRDVTQSSYFHRAMQGALGTGYGVLQPDGRRAYIYAAPDFDVDGRVRGALVVVADVEDVEQTWRGSLPAVFFTNRGGEVFIANRRELLFWQRSAEGPGLSPPDGRQVALRAWMEGPHEIWDLRWSPYLPERALHQAVNLPQIGMVGEILVDVAPAQRLAGLQAAAMAAIVLALGAMLALALERRRTLAEANTVLESRVAARTRALSATNMRLTREVQERQEAEAALKRAQQDLVQAGKLSALGQMSAGISHELNQPLMAIQQYAENGEAFVARGKPERAGENLGRISQMAGRMARIIKNLRAFARNESEPMGRVDLGQVIASAIELTEPRLRQDRVDLIWQPPAEPVFAWGGEVRLSQVFVNLINNAADAMLEQEQREIHIAIETRQDEGDTDAGARLAVSVRDIGPGLKEPEKIFDPFYSTKAVGSSEGMGLGLSISYGLVQSFGGHIRGVNTGDGAEFTVELDRWRAQAGTDTQQQDEVA; encoded by the coding sequence ATGACGCAATTTCACGCACATCGGTGGATCATTCTGGCGCTTCTTCTGGGGGCGGTGGCCGCTGTTGCGGGCGGTGTGTATCGGTTGGGCTACCGCCAAGCACTTGATTCGCTTGCCGAACGCAGCGCGGCGGATCTTGCGCTGGCCTCGGACCGGGTGACAACGCAGTTGCAGGTCTATCAGGAGCTGGCGGTTTTGATGGCCGATCACCCGACGCTGAAGCGTTTGGACCGGGCAGAGGCGCGGGTGGCGGCGCAGGGGCTGTTGCGCGAGGTGGCCGACAAGACAGCGGCGCTGGATGTGTTCTTTGTCGACCGGGCGGGCCGGGTGGTGGTCGCTGCTGAGGGGGTGATGGGGCGCGATGTGACCCAGAGCAGCTATTTCCACCGGGCGATGCAGGGGGCGCTGGGCACTGGCTACGGGGTGCTGCAACCGGATGGGCGGCGCGCCTATATTTATGCGGCACCGGACTTCGATGTGGATGGTCGGGTGCGCGGTGCCTTGGTGGTGGTCGCCGATGTCGAGGATGTGGAGCAGACCTGGCGCGGGTCGCTGCCTGCGGTGTTTTTCACCAATCGCGGCGGTGAGGTGTTCATTGCCAACCGGCGGGAGTTGTTGTTCTGGCAGCGCAGCGCCGAAGGACCGGGGCTGTCGCCGCCGGATGGGCGGCAGGTGGCGCTTCGGGCCTGGATGGAGGGTCCACATGAGATCTGGGATCTGCGCTGGTCGCCCTATCTGCCGGAGCGGGCGCTGCATCAGGCGGTAAACCTGCCGCAGATCGGCATGGTGGGCGAAATTCTGGTCGATGTGGCCCCGGCCCAGCGGCTGGCGGGGCTGCAGGCGGCGGCGATGGCGGCGATTGTGCTGGCGCTTGGGGCGATGCTGGCCTTGGCGCTTGAACGTCGGCGCACGCTGGCGGAGGCGAATACGGTGCTGGAAAGCCGGGTTGCGGCACGCACGCGGGCCTTGTCGGCCACTAATATGCGGCTCACCCGCGAGGTGCAGGAACGCCAAGAGGCCGAGGCGGCGCTGAAGCGCGCACAGCAGGATCTGGTGCAGGCGGGCAAATTGTCGGCGCTGGGGCAGATGTCGGCGGGGATCAGTCATGAGCTGAACCAGCCCTTGATGGCGATCCAGCAATATGCCGAAAACGGCGAGGCCTTTGTGGCGCGGGGCAAGCCGGAGCGGGCGGGGGAGAACCTTGGCCGGATTTCGCAGATGGCGGGGCGGATGGCGCGGATTATCAAGAACCTGCGCGCCTTTGCCCGCAACGAGAGCGAGCCGATGGGGCGGGTGGATCTGGGGCAGGTGATTGCCTCCGCGATTGAGCTGACAGAGCCCCGCCTGCGGCAGGATCGGGTCGATCTAATCTGGCAGCCGCCAGCAGAGCCGGTCTTTGCTTGGGGCGGCGAGGTGCGCCTGTCGCAGGTGTTTGTGAACCTGATCAACAATGCCGCAGATGCAATGCTGGAGCAGGAGCAGCGCGAGATCCACATTGCGATTGAGACACGCCAGGATGAGGGCGACACGGATGCGGGCGCGCGGCTTGCGGTGAGTGTGCGCGACATCGGCCCCGGCCTGAAGGAGCCGGAAAAGATCTTTGACCCTTTCTATTCGACCAAGGCGGTGGGCAGTTCCGAGGGTATGGGGCTGGGGCTGTCGATCTCCTACGGGTTGGTGCAGAGCTTTGGTGGCCATATCCGCGGGGTCAACACCGGTGATGGCGCAGAGTTCACGGTGGAACTGGACCGCTGGCGGGCGCAGGCCGGCACTGACACGCAGCAACAGGATGAGGTGGCATGA
- a CDS encoding cytochrome P450 codes for MKTLTQSPTDPDFVQSPYGFYAEARAMGHLHHWQDYNMVAAFSHPAVHTLLRDRRFGREIPPEMARESPAHLAPFLQVEAHSLLDAEPPRHTRLRRLVLRAFTSREIKALAPGLETLCHELIDAFPADAPFDLLTTYCTQVPVIAICRLLGVPTAMAPQLLDWSHKMVAMYQASKTVETEHAAARASQDFIDFLTTYVDERRKTPGEDLITRLIQAEEDGESLSTDELIGTCILLLNAGHEATVHSLGNGVKTMLQQGWDQSWLAPDGIDGLVEEILRYDPPLHMFTRYAYEEIEMFGHTFQRGDEVALLLAAANRDPEMLEDPERFDPTRPAKVNTSFGAGLHFCVGAPLARMEMQIALPILFERCPDLKLAAAPEYNNTYHFHGLTRLMVTV; via the coding sequence ATGAAGACATTGACCCAATCCCCCACCGATCCCGATTTTGTCCAATCGCCCTACGGATTTTATGCCGAGGCCCGCGCGATGGGACATCTGCATCATTGGCAGGACTACAATATGGTTGCGGCCTTTTCGCACCCCGCTGTGCATACCCTGCTGCGCGACCGCCGTTTTGGCCGCGAAATCCCGCCGGAGATGGCGCGAGAAAGCCCGGCCCATCTGGCCCCTTTCCTGCAGGTTGAGGCGCATTCGCTACTGGACGCCGAACCGCCCCGCCACACCCGCCTGCGCCGGCTTGTGTTGCGCGCCTTCACCAGCCGCGAGATCAAGGCGCTGGCGCCGGGGCTGGAAACGCTCTGCCATGAGCTGATCGACGCCTTCCCCGCGGATGCGCCCTTTGATCTCCTAACCACCTATTGCACGCAGGTCCCGGTGATCGCGATTTGTCGCCTCTTGGGCGTGCCCACGGCGATGGCGCCGCAGCTCTTGGACTGGTCGCACAAAATGGTGGCGATGTATCAGGCCTCCAAAACGGTTGAGACAGAACATGCCGCCGCCCGCGCCAGCCAGGACTTCATCGACTTCCTCACAACCTATGTGGACGAGCGCCGCAAGACCCCGGGTGAGGATCTGATCACCCGCCTCATTCAAGCCGAGGAAGACGGCGAGAGCCTCTCCACGGATGAGCTGATCGGCACCTGTATCCTGTTGCTCAATGCCGGCCATGAGGCCACGGTGCATTCGCTGGGCAATGGCGTGAAAACCATGCTGCAACAGGGCTGGGACCAAAGCTGGCTTGCCCCTGACGGCATCGACGGTCTGGTGGAGGAAATCCTGCGCTATGACCCGCCGCTGCATATGTTCACCCGCTACGCCTACGAGGAGATTGAGATGTTCGGTCATACCTTCCAGCGCGGCGATGAGGTGGCACTGCTGCTGGCCGCTGCCAACCGCGACCCAGAAATGCTGGAGGATCCCGAACGCTTCGATCCCACGCGCCCAGCCAAAGTGAACACCTCCTTTGGGGCGGGCCTGCACTTCTGCGTCGGCGCGCCGCTGGCGCGGATGGAAATGCAGATCGCGCTGCCGATCCTGTTTGAACGCTGCCCGGACCTGAAACTGGCCGCCGCGCCCGAATACAACAACACCTACCATTTCCACGGGCTGACCCGTCTCATGGTCACGGTCTAA
- a CDS encoding Lrp/AsnC family transcriptional regulator codes for MTVRIDGTDRKILAELQRDAGQSLDEIARRVGSSKTPVWNRIRKLREGGVIGRQTMVLDAEALGFEACFFVLIRTSAHEAEWQAKFLKALQDRPEVQEAHRLAGDIDYILKVRVKNARAYDNFYQALISEVRVHNVTALLSMEEIKSTTLLPLEAIAED; via the coding sequence ATGACAGTGCGGATCGACGGCACGGACCGGAAAATTCTGGCGGAGCTGCAACGCGATGCAGGCCAGTCGCTGGACGAAATCGCCCGCCGTGTGGGCAGTTCCAAGACCCCGGTCTGGAATCGCATTCGCAAGCTGCGCGAGGGAGGTGTCATTGGCCGACAAACCATGGTGCTGGATGCTGAGGCGCTGGGGTTTGAGGCCTGTTTCTTTGTGCTGATCCGCACCTCGGCCCATGAGGCGGAGTGGCAGGCCAAGTTTCTGAAGGCGCTGCAGGATCGCCCGGAGGTGCAGGAGGCGCATCGGCTGGCGGGGGATATCGACTATATCCTCAAGGTGCGGGTGAAGAACGCGCGGGCCTATGACAATTTCTATCAGGCGCTGATTTCTGAGGTGCGGGTGCATAATGTGACAGCCCTGCTGTCGATGGAGGAGATCAAATCCACCACCCTGCTGCCGCTTGAGGCCATCGCAGAGGACTAG
- the cobA gene encoding uroporphyrinogen-III C-methyltransferase, producing the protein MTGPDTLAPRAPLPMQTGACGSVAAALVAGEVAFAGSGPGDPELLTLKVARALLQADVILFDRLVSAEIMALVGPQAQLEDVGKEGFGPQVSQEEICARMVAHARMGKKVLRLKSGDPTVYGRLDEELTACEEAGIAYQILPGITAASAAVASIGQSLTQRGRNASVRFLTGHDMKGFADHDWAALARPGEVAAIYMGKKSARFVQGRLIMHGADRATPMTIVENASRANQRVIETTLERLPTDLAAAELTGPALTFLGLAPRASAQALTDLKLELA; encoded by the coding sequence ATGACCGGTCCAGACACCCTTGCCCCCCGCGCGCCGCTGCCCATGCAGACCGGTGCCTGCGGATCTGTCGCCGCCGCGCTGGTGGCGGGTGAGGTTGCCTTTGCAGGCTCCGGCCCTGGGGACCCTGAGCTGCTGACCCTGAAGGTGGCGCGCGCATTGTTGCAGGCGGATGTGATCCTCTTTGACCGGCTGGTCAGCGCCGAGATCATGGCGCTGGTGGGCCCGCAGGCCCAGCTGGAAGACGTCGGCAAGGAGGGCTTTGGCCCACAGGTCAGCCAGGAAGAGATCTGCGCCCGCATGGTGGCCCATGCCCGTATGGGCAAAAAAGTCCTGCGCCTGAAATCCGGCGACCCCACCGTCTATGGCCGTCTCGACGAGGAACTCACCGCCTGCGAGGAGGCCGGTATCGCCTATCAGATCCTGCCGGGTATTACTGCGGCCTCAGCTGCCGTCGCCTCCATCGGCCAGAGCCTGACACAGCGCGGGCGCAATGCCTCGGTGCGGTTTCTGACTGGCCACGACATGAAGGGCTTTGCCGATCACGACTGGGCTGCGCTGGCCCGTCCGGGTGAGGTGGCCGCCATCTACATGGGCAAGAAATCCGCGCGTTTCGTGCAGGGCCGCCTGATCATGCACGGCGCCGATCGCGCCACACCGATGACCATTGTTGAAAACGCCTCACGCGCCAATCAGCGGGTGATTGAAACCACGCTGGAGCGTCTGCCCACCGATCTTGCCGCCGCCGAACTGACCGGCCCGGCGCTGACATTCCTTGGCCTTGCCCCGCGCGCCAGCGCCCAGGCCCTGACAGATTTGAAACTGGAGCTTGCCTGA
- a CDS encoding DUF2849 domain-containing protein, giving the protein MPRPFTPKIITANDLLEGDVIYFTDTNSWSRELQEAELIEDEAEAQLRLLEAEKDALRVVGIYLTDAKSGDNGPEPTHFREDFRRTGPSNYRHGKQEAAANV; this is encoded by the coding sequence ATGCCCCGTCCCTTTACCCCGAAAATCATCACCGCCAACGACCTGCTTGAGGGTGACGTGATCTATTTCACCGACACCAACAGCTGGAGCCGTGAGCTGCAGGAGGCTGAGCTGATCGAGGATGAGGCCGAGGCGCAGCTGCGGCTTCTGGAAGCGGAGAAAGACGCCCTGCGGGTGGTTGGCATCTACCTCACCGATGCGAAATCCGGCGACAACGGCCCCGAGCCAACGCATTTCCGCGAAGACTTCCGCCGCACCGGCCCATCCAACTATCGCCACGGCAAACAGGAGGCCGCAGCAAATGTATAA
- a CDS encoding nitrite/sulfite reductase — MYKYNDFDTAFLAERNAQFRAQVERRIDGSLTEDEFKPLRLMNGLYLQLHAYMLRVAIPYGTLNSDQMRTLALLAEKWDKGYGHFTTRQNIQYNWPKLRDVPDMLDALAEVGLHAIQTSGNTIRNVTSDHFAAAAKDELTDPRPYAELIRQWSTDHPEFQFLGRKFKIAITGSSTDRAVTKAHDIGLRMVERDGVAGFEVIVGGGLGRTPLIGKVIRDYLPQADLLPYLESVLAVYNLLGRRDNKYKARIKITVLENGIDTIREMVEERFEERRKAFDGTDQQLLEEIKAHFTPPKLRGGNVETYLTAYDADPVFRSWADTNLAAHRDDNHAIVTISIKAHGQTPGDATAAQMRGMADLAEEFGYNELRISHEQNVILPHVHKSDLPALHAKLKEHGLATANVGLISDIIACPGMDYCALATARSIPVAQEIASRFDELKLEHDVGHLQIKISGCINACGHHHVGHIGILGLDRAGVENYQITLGGDATETAAIGTRTGPGFAYDEIVPAVERLITAYLSLRDSAEETFLQTYRRVGMDPFKAALYPEAQKKVA, encoded by the coding sequence ATGTATAAGTACAACGACTTCGACACCGCCTTTCTGGCCGAACGCAACGCCCAGTTCCGTGCCCAGGTCGAGCGCCGCATTGACGGCTCTCTCACCGAGGATGAGTTCAAGCCGCTGCGCCTGATGAACGGCCTTTATCTACAGCTGCACGCCTATATGCTGCGGGTGGCGATCCCCTATGGTACGCTGAACTCTGACCAGATGCGCACCCTGGCGCTGCTGGCGGAGAAGTGGGACAAGGGCTATGGCCATTTCACCACCCGTCAGAACATCCAGTACAACTGGCCCAAGCTGCGCGACGTGCCTGATATGCTGGACGCGCTGGCCGAGGTTGGTCTGCACGCGATCCAGACCTCCGGCAACACCATCCGCAATGTGACCTCGGATCATTTTGCCGCCGCCGCCAAGGATGAGCTGACCGACCCGCGCCCCTATGCCGAGCTGATCCGCCAGTGGTCCACCGATCACCCGGAGTTCCAGTTCCTGGGCCGGAAATTCAAGATTGCCATCACCGGCAGCTCCACCGACCGCGCCGTGACCAAGGCCCATGACATCGGCCTGCGTATGGTTGAGCGCGACGGTGTGGCCGGGTTTGAGGTCATCGTGGGCGGTGGCCTTGGCCGCACGCCGCTCATCGGCAAAGTGATCCGCGATTACCTCCCGCAGGCCGATCTGCTGCCCTATCTGGAGTCGGTTCTGGCGGTCTATAACCTGCTGGGTCGGCGCGACAACAAATACAAGGCCCGCATCAAGATCACGGTGTTGGAAAACGGCATCGACACCATCCGTGAGATGGTTGAAGAGCGCTTTGAAGAACGCCGCAAAGCCTTTGACGGCACCGATCAGCAGCTCTTGGAGGAGATCAAGGCGCATTTCACCCCGCCCAAGCTGCGCGGTGGCAATGTGGAGACCTATCTGACCGCCTATGACGCGGATCCGGTGTTCCGTTCCTGGGCCGATACCAATCTGGCGGCGCACCGGGATGACAACCACGCCATCGTCACCATCTCGATCAAGGCGCATGGCCAGACGCCGGGCGATGCCACCGCCGCGCAGATGCGCGGGATGGCGGACCTGGCTGAAGAGTTTGGCTATAACGAGCTGCGCATCAGCCATGAGCAGAACGTGATCCTGCCACATGTCCATAAATCGGACCTGCCTGCGCTGCATGCCAAGCTGAAAGAGCACGGGTTGGCCACCGCCAATGTCGGATTGATCTCCGATATCATCGCCTGCCCCGGCATGGATTACTGCGCGCTGGCCACCGCCCGGTCGATCCCGGTGGCGCAGGAAATCGCCAGCCGTTTTGATGAGCTGAAGCTGGAACATGACGTGGGCCATCTGCAGATCAAAATCTCGGGCTGCATCAACGCCTGTGGGCACCACCACGTCGGTCACATCGGCATTCTTGGCCTCGACCGGGCTGGGGTGGAAAACTACCAGATCACCCTGGGCGGCGATGCGACTGAGACCGCCGCGATTGGCACCCGTACCGGACCCGGTTTTGCCTATGATGAAATCGTGCCTGCGGTGGAACGCCTGATCACCGCCTATCTCTCTCTGCGCGACAGCGCCGAGGAAACCTTCCTCCAGACCTATCGTCGCGTCGGCATGGATCCGTTCAAGGCCGCGCTTTACCCCGAGGCCCAGAAAAAGGTTGCTTAG
- a CDS encoding phosphoadenylyl-sulfate reductase, with the protein MVNAAALPTDTRQGPSSAHLEALATQVDALNARFRHHSATSVMEGALKDAGHIALVSSFGAESVVLLHMAAVIDPMTPVVFVDTELLFTETLVYQQEVSERLGLRNVQVIRAADIAEKDPYGALRFSDTDACCALRKTAPLQKALAGFDGWITGRKRFQAGSRAALDFFEVEETATGPTGRLKINPLAHWAPQDVRAYMDENRLPRHPLVAKGYPSIGCAPCTSPVKEGEDPRAGRWRNQDKEECGIHVVDGKFIRTGA; encoded by the coding sequence ATGGTCAATGCAGCGGCACTACCGACTGACACACGCCAAGGCCCGAGCAGTGCCCATCTTGAGGCACTGGCAACACAGGTGGATGCGCTTAATGCGCGCTTCCGCCACCACTCTGCCACCTCCGTGATGGAGGGCGCACTCAAGGATGCGGGCCATATCGCGCTGGTCTCCAGCTTTGGCGCGGAATCCGTTGTGCTGCTGCATATGGCGGCGGTAATTGATCCGATGACGCCAGTGGTCTTTGTCGATACAGAATTGTTGTTCACCGAAACGCTGGTCTATCAGCAGGAGGTGAGCGAGCGGCTGGGCCTGCGCAATGTGCAGGTGATCCGCGCCGCTGACATCGCCGAGAAAGACCCCTATGGCGCGCTGCGCTTCTCGGATACCGACGCCTGCTGCGCCCTGCGCAAGACCGCGCCGCTGCAAAAAGCGCTGGCGGGGTTTGATGGCTGGATCACCGGGCGCAAGCGGTTTCAGGCCGGATCCCGCGCGGCCCTGGACTTCTTCGAGGTGGAAGAGACCGCCACTGGCCCCACCGGTCGGCTGAAGATCAACCCGCTGGCCCATTGGGCCCCGCAGGATGTGCGCGCCTATATGGATGAAAACAGATTGCCCCGTCACCCGCTGGTGGCCAAGGGCTACCCCTCAATCGGCTGCGCCCCCTGCACCTCGCCCGTCAAGGAAGGCGAAGACCCGCGGGCCGGACGCTGGCGCAACCAAGACAAGGAAGAATGCGGCATCCACGTGGTGGATGGCAAATTCATTCGCACAGGAGCCTGA
- a CDS encoding DUF934 domain-containing protein, with protein sequence MSVIVTDAGFGPDSWTAGFDSDTAIEMQPDADPAALSNQLPGLEMIRIHFPSFADGRGFTLARRLRLAGYTGRLRAYGHVLADQYAMARRSGFDEVEISEDLAARQPQEQWLARANWQAHDYQARLRGTAAR encoded by the coding sequence ATGAGTGTGATTGTGACCGATGCGGGCTTTGGCCCCGACAGCTGGACGGCGGGCTTTGACAGCGACACCGCCATTGAGATGCAGCCGGATGCCGATCCGGCGGCCCTGTCCAACCAATTGCCGGGGCTGGAGATGATCCGTATTCATTTCCCCAGCTTTGCCGATGGCCGGGGCTTTACCCTGGCGCGGCGCCTGCGGCTGGCGGGCTACACTGGGCGCTTGCGGGCCTATGGCCATGTGCTGGCGGATCAATATGCGATGGCGCGCCGCTCCGGCTTTGATGAGGTCGAGATCAGCGAGGATCTCGCCGCCCGTCAGCCGCAGGAGCAATGGCTTGCCCGTGCCAATTGGCAGGCGCATGATTACCAGGCCCGCCTGCGTGGCACCGCCGCACGCTAA
- a CDS encoding ferredoxin--NADP reductase translates to MNEMTPVTEAVTDTATDPKPAKAVPALPDAQTVTEVKHWTDRLFSFRCTRPASLRFRSGEFVMIGLMNDPDPKTGKVKPLLRAYSIASPSWDEEMEFYSIKVEDGPLTSRLQHIQPGDEIILRPKPVGTLVHDALVPGKRIWFFATGTGFAPFASLLREPETYEKFDEVIITHTCREAGELTYGRELIESLKDDELLNEVIGEGFWKKIKYYPTTTREESAKMGRITDLMRSGEAFADLGVPPLNPESDRAMICGNLAFNLELKDLFENTYGLEEGANSKPAHFVVEKAFLD, encoded by the coding sequence ATGAACGAGATGACACCCGTGACCGAAGCTGTGACCGACACTGCAACCGACCCGAAACCGGCCAAGGCCGTGCCCGCCCTGCCCGACGCCCAGACCGTGACCGAGGTCAAGCACTGGACCGACCGGCTGTTTTCCTTCCGCTGCACGCGGCCTGCCTCCCTGCGCTTCCGCTCAGGCGAGTTTGTGATGATCGGTCTGATGAACGATCCCGACCCCAAGACCGGCAAGGTGAAGCCCTTGCTGCGCGCCTATTCCATCGCCTCGCCCAGTTGGGATGAGGAAATGGAGTTTTATTCGATCAAGGTCGAGGATGGCCCGCTGACCTCGCGCCTGCAGCACATCCAGCCCGGCGACGAAATCATCCTGCGCCCGAAGCCCGTTGGCACGCTGGTGCATGACGCGCTGGTCCCCGGCAAACGCATCTGGTTCTTTGCCACCGGCACCGGCTTTGCGCCCTTCGCGAGCCTGCTGCGCGAGCCGGAAACCTATGAGAAATTCGACGAGGTGATCATCACCCACACCTGCCGCGAAGCCGGTGAGCTGACCTATGGTCGTGAGCTGATCGAGAGCCTGAAGGACGACGAACTCTTGAACGAGGTGATCGGCGAAGGCTTCTGGAAGAAGATCAAATACTACCCGACCACCACCCGTGAAGAGAGCGCCAAGATGGGCCGCATCACCGACCTGATGCGCTCCGGCGAGGCATTTGCCGATCTTGGCGTGCCGCCGCTGAACCCGGAAAGCGACCGCGCGATGATCTGCGGCAACCTTGCGTTCAACCTGGAGCTCAAGGATCTGTTTGAGAATACTTATGGTCTGGAAGAAGGCGCAAATTCCAAGCCCGCGCATTTCGTGGTGGAAAAGGCGTTTCTGGACTGA